One Mus musculus strain C57BL/6J chromosome Y, GRCm38.p6 C57BL/6J DNA segment encodes these proteins:
- the Gm20777 gene encoding Y-linked testis-specific protein 1-like, whose amino-acid sequence MSSLMKKRRRKSSSNTLRNIVGCRISHSWKEGNEPVTQWKAIVLDQLPTNPSLYLVKYDGIDSIYGLELYSDDRILNLKVLPPIVVFPQVRDAHLARALVGRAVQHKFEGKDGSEVNWRGVVLAQVPIMKDLFYITYKKDPALYAYQLLDDYKEGNLHMIPDTPPAEERSGDDSDVLIGNWVEYTRKDGSKKFGKVVYQVLANPSVYFIKFHGDIHIYVYTMVPKILEVEKS is encoded by the coding sequence Atgtcatccctcatgaagaagaggaggaggaagtcttcttccaacaccctgaggaatattgtcggctgcagaatttctcacagttggaaggaaggtaatgagcctgtcacacaatggaaggccatagttctagatcaactgccaacaaacccttctctttacttggtgaagtatgatggaattgacagcatctacggactggagctctacagtgatgacaggattttaaaccttaaggttttgcctcccatagtagtatttcctcaggtgagggatgcccaccttgccagagccctggttggcagagcggtacaacacaaatttgaggggaaagatggctctgaggtcaactggaggggggtggtgctagcccaggtgccaatcatgaaggatttgttttacattacctacaagaaggatccagctctctatgcttatcagctcctggatgactacaaggaaggtaacctccacatgattccagacactcctccggctgaggagagatcaggagatgacagtgatgtgttgataggtaactgggtggagtacaccagaaaagatggttccaaaaagttcggaaaggttgtttaccaagttctagccaatccttccgtgtactttatcaagtttcatggtgacatccatatctatgtctatactatggtgccaaagattcttgaagttgaaaaatcataa